The Verrucomicrobiia bacterium sequence TGTTGGCGGGCAATATCCCCCGAATTTGAACTTGCACCACGTCCTGTTTCATCCTGTTTGACTCTAGTTTTCAACCGGCCAAAACACAAGTCTGCCGCCTGCAAAAACGGGCGGCTTCGGCTCAGGAACTCGCGCTGGTGTAACGCCGCAGGGAGGCGCGCCACCCCAGTTCCGAGACGGCCGCGCACAGTGCGGCCATGCCCAGCATCAGCAACAGCGGTCCTGGCTGGTCCAGTTTGTCGGCCAGAACCCGCGTCGGGACGTTGGAAACCAGAAGCATCGGGATGGCCAGCGTGAAGAACGCCTTGAACAGCCCGCGAAAGGCTTCATCCGGCAGGCGGGCGATGTTGAACAGATTGTAGTAACCCCACACGATGCCCTGCGCCTTCACCGTCCAGAAGCAAACGGCCGCCAGCAGGAGCATCAGCGAGTAATGAATGGAAATGCCCAGGACGCACAGGCCGAGAAAGCCCGCAAGTTGGAGGACGGTGGGATGGAGGTGCAACTGGTGGGCCGCGTAAGCCATGACCAGCGCCGCCGAACCCGCGTTGACGAAACCGCCCAAATCCACCTGTCGCAGCGAAACGATGAACCGCGTGTTCGCCGGCAGTAACAGGAGAAAGTCCAGTTTGCCGCTCCGCACCAATTCGGAAAGATTGGTCAGGTTGACGAGAAAAAAGGACTGGAAGATTTGCTGGATGAAGTTGCTGGCGGCCACCAGCAGGACCACCTGCCATTTGGTCCAGGAGCCGATGGCATCCGTGTGAAGGTAGAGCACGCTGATGAAACAGATTTGCAATGCAAACCAGAGCAGCTCGACGATGATCCACAGGAGAAAATTGCTCTTGAAGCTCATCTCCCGCGCGAGCGAGTTTTTGGCCAGGGCGAGATAAATCGAAAAATAGCGCGCCCAACGGGATTGCCCCCGGGGCGTAGCCGCCGGGCGGGGGGGCGGGGTCGGCTTTGCCAAATCCGTTGCGGAAGTCGGGTTCATGCTCATCCCCCCACCGCCGAGTATTTGCGAATGCCGCGCGCCCAGGCAAAGCGCGCGGCGCCATAGGCGAGCATGACCCAGAGGAACTGCATGCCCAGG is a genomic window containing:
- a CDS encoding ABC-2 family transporter protein, which produces MNPTSATDLAKPTPPPRPAATPRGQSRWARYFSIYLALAKNSLAREMSFKSNFLLWIIVELLWFALQICFISVLYLHTDAIGSWTKWQVVLLVAASNFIQQIFQSFFLVNLTNLSELVRSGKLDFLLLLPANTRFIVSLRQVDLGGFVNAGSAALVMAYAAHQLHLHPTVLQLAGFLGLCVLGISIHYSLMLLLAAVCFWTVKAQGIVWGYYNLFNIARLPDEAFRGLFKAFFTLAIPMLLVSNVPTRVLADKLDQPGPLLLMLGMAALCAAVSELGWRASLRRYTSASS